A single genomic interval of Streptomyces graminofaciens harbors:
- a CDS encoding metal-sulfur cluster assembly factor, with protein MTVTETQIRATLNEILDPCSITAGVPAGLDDMGLVSDIHVQDDGAGGQRIAVTVGVTEPSCVLIGSFATEAQVRLTALTGVCAVDVRLADDFDWTPDRLAPHYRQRLDEHRLQKRRTLPLLAVTRTGRAGDQ; from the coding sequence ATGACGGTCACGGAAACCCAGATCCGCGCGACACTCAACGAGATCCTCGATCCGTGCAGCATCACTGCGGGAGTCCCCGCGGGACTCGACGACATGGGACTCGTCAGTGACATTCACGTACAGGACGACGGCGCCGGCGGCCAGCGCATCGCGGTCACCGTCGGCGTGACCGAGCCGAGCTGCGTGCTCATCGGCTCGTTCGCGACCGAGGCACAGGTCCGGCTCACCGCTCTGACCGGAGTCTGCGCGGTGGACGTGCGGCTGGCGGACGACTTCGACTGGACCCCGGACAGGCTCGCACCGCACTACCGGCAACGGCTCGACGAACATCGTCTACAGAAGCGTCGAACCCTCCCCCTCCTCGCCGTGACCAGGACAGGACGAGCCGGTGACCAGTGA
- a CDS encoding alpha/beta hydrolase → MTSEISQQPHTSDLTAASANNAAVMGRFMEGLSRAPLPPERVDPTPVRVVRDISYGAAPGADLRMDLYLPPSATAPTPVIVWLAGGGWRHQRRGYGPRLPRLFAERGYAMADIEYRSSEVAVWPAQLHDVQAALHHLHDLADTHGLDPASIGLWGSSSGAHLALLAAFATDAYGSPAASGVRAVVAGYPPTDLLRLNDDALPGGMLGVDPSDPAWGLLGGPPSDRAAAAVEASPARQAHPRVPPVLLLHGDADLLIGPAQSRRLHDTLIAAGAESHLLLVHGADHGLLNTGGWELNPMTATVLSSRTPDAEDSVRLTPALIERFFDRHLRADPWNA, encoded by the coding sequence GTGACCAGTGAGATTTCACAGCAGCCACACACCTCCGACCTGACGGCCGCGTCGGCGAACAACGCCGCCGTCATGGGCCGCTTCATGGAAGGGCTCAGCCGGGCACCGCTCCCGCCCGAAAGGGTCGATCCGACTCCCGTCCGGGTGGTGCGCGACATCTCATACGGCGCGGCACCGGGCGCGGACCTGCGGATGGATCTGTACCTACCGCCGTCCGCAACGGCCCCCACCCCCGTGATCGTGTGGCTGGCGGGTGGCGGCTGGCGGCATCAACGCCGGGGCTACGGGCCCCGCCTGCCCCGGCTCTTCGCCGAACGCGGATACGCCATGGCGGACATCGAGTACCGCTCCTCCGAAGTCGCCGTATGGCCCGCGCAACTGCACGACGTCCAGGCCGCGTTGCACCACCTGCACGACCTCGCGGACACCCACGGCCTGGACCCGGCGTCGATCGGCCTGTGGGGCAGCTCGTCCGGCGCGCACCTCGCGCTGCTCGCGGCCTTCGCCACCGACGCCTACGGTTCCCCCGCAGCGTCCGGCGTACGCGCGGTGGTGGCGGGCTATCCCCCGACCGATCTGCTCCGTCTCAATGACGACGCGCTGCCCGGTGGGATGCTGGGCGTGGATCCGTCCGATCCGGCGTGGGGACTGCTGGGCGGACCCCCGTCGGACCGGGCCGCCGCCGCGGTCGAGGCCAGCCCGGCCCGGCAGGCCCACCCGCGGGTGCCGCCCGTGCTCCTGCTGCACGGCGACGCCGATCTCCTCATCGGCCCGGCACAGAGCCGCCGCCTCCACGACACCCTGATCGCCGCGGGCGCCGAGTCCCACCTGCTGCTGGTGCACGGCGCCGACCACGGCCTCCTCAACACCGGCGGCTGGGAACTGAACCCCATGACGGCCACCGTGCTCTCCTCCCGCACTCCGGACGCCGAAGACTCCGTGCGGTTGACCCCCGCGCTGATCGAGCGCTTCTTCGACCGCCACCTGCGAGCGGACCCCTGGAACGCCTGA
- a CDS encoding amidohydrolase family protein → MIDDFLVVEGVAHNYNFRPENCVNPHIGAAIGEHLYGLHKRVSGPEYTLERSTYMQGAGADIIGRALLAESQTDVIAYHETPIYGHFRDGGSALNFGLEMREKWPERVLIYGAVSPLRPGALDRVDELVEKHRVNALKLYPIDVVEGRVTALDMGDPEICFPLFERARQHGLKVVAIHKALPVGPGPTSALGMSDVETAALAFPDLTFEVVHGGMAFVEETALQLESFRNVWVNLEATSFMAVYAPRRFAQAMGAFLQAGAAERIIWATGCDAVHPRPAIEAFWNFEMPRDLVEEYGLPELTKEIKADILGRNFLRMHGIDEKDLRERIRGDEFDTTELQEPWGGRVASVDEAPAGAR, encoded by the coding sequence GTGATCGATGACTTTCTCGTCGTCGAGGGCGTGGCCCACAACTACAACTTCCGGCCCGAGAACTGCGTCAACCCGCACATCGGGGCGGCCATCGGCGAACACCTCTACGGCCTGCACAAGCGGGTCAGCGGCCCCGAATACACCCTCGAGCGCTCCACCTACATGCAGGGTGCGGGCGCGGACATCATCGGCCGGGCCCTGCTCGCGGAGAGCCAGACCGACGTGATCGCCTACCACGAGACGCCCATCTACGGCCACTTCCGGGACGGGGGCTCGGCGCTGAACTTCGGGCTGGAGATGCGCGAGAAGTGGCCGGAGCGCGTGCTGATCTACGGCGCGGTGTCCCCGCTGCGCCCCGGTGCCCTGGACCGGGTGGACGAGCTGGTGGAGAAGCACCGGGTCAACGCTCTCAAGCTCTATCCGATCGACGTCGTCGAGGGCCGGGTGACCGCGCTGGACATGGGTGACCCGGAGATCTGCTTCCCGCTGTTCGAGCGGGCCCGTCAGCACGGTCTGAAGGTCGTGGCCATCCACAAGGCCCTCCCGGTCGGGCCCGGGCCGACCTCCGCCCTCGGGATGAGCGACGTCGAGACCGCCGCGCTGGCCTTCCCCGACCTCACCTTCGAGGTCGTCCACGGCGGCATGGCCTTCGTCGAGGAGACGGCCCTCCAACTGGAGTCCTTCCGCAACGTATGGGTCAACCTGGAGGCCACGTCATTCATGGCGGTCTACGCACCCCGCCGCTTCGCACAGGCGATGGGTGCCTTCCTACAGGCCGGTGCCGCCGAGCGGATCATCTGGGCGACCGGCTGCGACGCCGTCCACCCCCGGCCGGCGATCGAGGCGTTCTGGAACTTCGAGATGCCCCGTGACCTGGTCGAGGAGTACGGGCTGCCCGAGCTCACCAAGGAGATCAAAGCCGACATCCTCGGCCGCAACTTCCTGCGGATGCACGGCATCGACGAGAAGGACCTCCGCGAGCGCATCCGCGGCGACGAGTTCGACACCACCGAACTCCAGGAGCCCTGGGGCGGACGGGTCGCTTCGGTCGACGAAGCACCGGCCGGTGCGCGATGA